The following proteins are encoded in a genomic region of Chlamydiales bacterium STE3:
- a CDS encoding ATP synthase subunit b (Product derived from UniProtKB/Swiss-Prot:Q6MAK3;Gene name derived from UniProtKB/Swiss-Prot:Q6MAK3), which produces MKIEIGQIISQIFSFLIMYWILNRYGWQPLLKVLHERKERIKAELNNIEDEKQRLSELRNDYVEKINHVDRLARSKFHQATEQGRERAFAIEQEALQEAKKILQKAQDDSRNEVLKAKKQLRDEIVNLTMEATKKIISFHLDEEKQKQLILDFVKEAEL; this is translated from the coding sequence ATGAAAATAGAAATCGGGCAAATCATCAGCCAAATCTTTTCTTTTCTGATCATGTATTGGATTTTAAACCGCTATGGCTGGCAGCCATTACTGAAAGTGTTGCATGAGAGAAAAGAGAGAATTAAGGCGGAACTGAACAATATCGAAGACGAAAAGCAACGGCTATCGGAACTAAGGAATGACTATGTGGAGAAAATCAATCATGTTGATCGATTAGCCCGATCTAAATTCCACCAAGCGACAGAACAAGGTCGAGAGCGTGCGTTTGCTATCGAGCAAGAAGCACTGCAGGAGGCTAAGAAGATTTTGCAAAAGGCTCAGGATGACTCGAGAAATGAAGTACTTAAAGCAAAAAAGCAACTTAGGGATGAGATTGTCAACCTCACGATGGAAGCTACTAAAAAAATCATTTCTTTTCATCTAGATGAGGAAAAGCAAAAGCAGCTCATTTTGGATTTTGTTAAAGAAGCGGAGCTTTAG
- a CDS encoding ATP synthase subunit alpha (Product derived from UniProtKB/Swiss-Prot:Q6MAK5;Gene name derived from UniProtKB/Swiss-Prot:Q6MAK5;EC number derived from UniProtKB/Swiss-Prot:Q6MAK5), translating to MTLHPEEVAWAIEKEIKQFKEPLELEAVGYVLQIGDGIARVWGLNDAMMSEIVEFSNGTIGMVLNLETDNVGVVLFGSEEGIKERDIVRRRGKISSVPVGKALLGRVVNPLGQPIDGKGPILCEENRPIEFHAPNVVERKPVDEPLQTGIKAIDAMIPIGRGQRELIIGDRQTGKTTLIIDTILNQKNKEMICIYVAIGQKASTISRLIALLEEHGAMEYTIVVVASSSDPASLQFIAPYSATAMGEYFMYSGRHAVCFYDDLSKHAQAYRQLSLLLRRPPGREAYPGDIFYLHSRLLERAAKLNEEKGGGSLTAIPVIETQANDVTTYIPTNVISITDGQIYLESDLFYAGIRPAINVGISASRVGGKAQTPAMKKISGSLRLDLAQYRELAAFTQFGSELDETTQAQLTRGAVMVEILKQDKYAPYPLEHEVMMIYAGTRGYLDTIPLDLISVFEKGFFAFIRQEYKHIPESIAGAKKLDEQTMRELDNAVDEFKKSFMKTHRL from the coding sequence ATGACATTACATCCAGAAGAAGTTGCCTGGGCTATAGAAAAAGAGATTAAACAGTTTAAAGAACCGTTAGAACTAGAGGCCGTCGGTTACGTTCTCCAGATAGGCGATGGCATTGCTCGTGTGTGGGGATTAAATGATGCGATGATGTCAGAAATTGTCGAGTTTTCTAACGGCACTATCGGGATGGTGTTAAACCTGGAAACAGATAATGTCGGTGTCGTTCTTTTTGGATCCGAAGAAGGTATTAAAGAACGAGATATTGTCCGAAGAAGAGGAAAAATTTCCTCCGTTCCTGTCGGAAAGGCTCTTTTGGGAAGAGTTGTCAACCCTCTTGGGCAACCCATCGATGGCAAAGGACCAATCTTATGTGAAGAAAATCGCCCGATTGAATTTCATGCACCAAATGTTGTGGAAAGAAAACCTGTAGATGAGCCTTTACAAACAGGTATAAAGGCTATTGATGCGATGATCCCGATTGGCCGGGGACAACGAGAGTTAATTATTGGAGATCGACAAACTGGGAAAACAACCCTTATCATCGATACGATTCTCAATCAGAAAAATAAAGAAATGATCTGTATTTATGTAGCGATCGGTCAAAAAGCTTCAACCATTTCTCGCCTCATCGCTCTTTTAGAGGAGCATGGGGCGATGGAATACACCATTGTAGTCGTCGCTTCTTCTTCAGATCCTGCATCTTTGCAGTTTATAGCTCCCTATTCCGCAACAGCCATGGGCGAGTATTTTATGTATAGCGGTAGACACGCCGTCTGTTTTTATGATGACCTTTCTAAACATGCACAGGCTTATCGTCAACTTTCTCTTTTGCTAAGGAGACCACCTGGAAGAGAGGCTTATCCAGGAGATATCTTTTATCTTCATTCCCGTTTACTAGAAAGAGCGGCTAAGCTTAACGAGGAAAAAGGAGGCGGATCTCTAACCGCCATTCCCGTGATCGAAACACAGGCCAATGATGTCACAACCTACATCCCCACTAATGTGATTTCTATTACTGATGGGCAAATTTATTTAGAATCCGATCTTTTTTATGCCGGAATTCGCCCGGCCATTAACGTGGGTATTTCAGCATCAAGGGTTGGAGGAAAGGCTCAAACGCCTGCCATGAAGAAGATCTCTGGAAGCTTGAGGCTAGATCTCGCCCAATACCGTGAACTTGCAGCCTTTACACAGTTTGGTTCAGAGCTCGATGAAACGACGCAAGCTCAGCTGACCCGTGGTGCTGTGATGGTCGAAATCTTAAAACAAGACAAGTATGCTCCCTATCCCCTCGAACATGAAGTGATGATGATCTATGCCGGAACAAGAGGCTATCTTGACACTATCCCTTTAGATTTAATCTCTGTCTTTGAAAAAGGTTTTTTTGCCTTTATACGCCAAGAATACAAGCACATTCCTGAAAGCATTGCTGGAGCAAAAAAACTTGATGAACAAACGATGAGAGAGCTCGATAATGCAGTTGATGAATTCAAAAAATCCTTTATGAAGACCCATCGCTTATGA